Proteins found in one Stigmatella erecta genomic segment:
- a CDS encoding M1 family metallopeptidase, protein MPRLFWWCLFAVALVRCAHAPSAAPAPVATAVEWPEPAPPVLRLPHTVRPVRYALDLTLLPAEPTYSGTVTIDVEIREPVRQVWLHAQDLQVTQARVLLGGRTLEAKAVTASEGRLGLLLPEPLGPGAAQLSLSFSGRVDRERSQGLYGVEEGGESYLYTFFEPIDARRAFPCFDEPGFKVPWRLRLTVKQEHVALANHAVVSEEPLSGGLKRVTFAESRPMPSYLVAFVVGPFDLVEGAPVGRARVPLRFVVPKGRGAETAYAAQVTPRLVTLLEDFFDDTYPYEKLDVAVVPRYWGTMEHPGLVALGQPLTLIRPGEETPERRQAYANIAIHELGHYWFGNVVTCQWWDDIWLNESLTSWLDQKITDRFEPAWSYALESQAESTVFALRTDSLTHTSPVRKPIATNDDIIGSFDNATTYAKGASLLNMLGGWLGEERLRDALRAHVRQHTWGLTTSEDFLATLGKSLGEDAAQVFRGYVDQPGVPRIAAELSCPKGAAPRLKLSQERFLPAGSPGTAPQTWTVPVCVRAGTGTASSRACVLLAEAASEVELPVQGCPTWLLLNAGGSGYYRVGYSREQLARLLEVPAGTLSTAERLALLSDVEAAVSRGDMPLGEALRLVPATASDPQRLILQGGNQLLSALRQDWLSEPERLRFKAWLRELYGPRARALGWLPKPGESDEVKQMRGMLLFRAAVTGEDPALGEEAGRLARAWLADRKSVPAESASLALAVAVRQGDRALFQQVLAQARATQEPAERARLLGTLGGFQEPALLQEAFALVTGSEFDVRDTVNILMRAFYSPETRPLAWAFYQQHFDALAAKMRSDELGGFIGVVSLFCDETRRAEAEALLSPRVAQIEGGTRVLSRELESIRLCIESKRRHQPSVREFLRATGKARR, encoded by the coding sequence ATGCCTCGGCTCTTTTGGTGGTGTCTCTTCGCGGTTGCTCTCGTGCGGTGTGCCCATGCCCCTTCCGCCGCTCCGGCCCCCGTGGCCACCGCGGTGGAATGGCCCGAGCCCGCGCCCCCGGTGTTGCGTCTGCCCCACACCGTGCGGCCGGTGCGCTACGCGCTGGACCTGACGCTCCTGCCCGCGGAGCCCACCTACTCGGGCACCGTCACCATCGACGTGGAGATCCGCGAGCCGGTCCGCCAGGTGTGGCTGCATGCCCAGGATCTCCAGGTGACGCAGGCCCGCGTCCTCCTGGGCGGGCGCACGCTGGAGGCCAAGGCCGTCACGGCGTCAGAGGGCCGCCTCGGCCTGTTGCTGCCCGAGCCCCTCGGGCCCGGTGCGGCCCAGCTCTCGCTGTCGTTCTCGGGCCGGGTGGACCGGGAGCGCAGCCAGGGGCTCTACGGGGTGGAGGAGGGCGGCGAGTCCTACCTTTATACGTTCTTCGAGCCCATCGACGCGCGCCGGGCGTTCCCGTGCTTCGACGAGCCGGGCTTCAAGGTGCCCTGGCGCCTGCGCCTCACGGTGAAGCAGGAGCACGTGGCGCTCGCCAACCACGCGGTGGTCTCCGAGGAGCCGCTGTCCGGAGGGCTCAAGCGCGTCACCTTCGCCGAGAGCCGTCCCATGCCCAGCTACCTCGTCGCCTTCGTGGTGGGGCCGTTCGACCTGGTGGAGGGCGCTCCCGTGGGCCGTGCGCGCGTGCCGCTGCGGTTCGTCGTCCCCAAGGGCCGGGGCGCGGAGACGGCCTATGCCGCGCAGGTCACCCCGCGCCTCGTCACGCTGCTGGAAGACTTCTTCGATGACACCTACCCGTACGAGAAGCTCGATGTGGCGGTGGTGCCGCGCTACTGGGGCACCATGGAGCACCCGGGCCTCGTCGCCCTGGGCCAGCCGCTCACGCTCATCCGCCCCGGGGAGGAGACGCCGGAGCGCCGGCAGGCCTACGCGAACATCGCCATCCACGAGCTGGGCCACTACTGGTTCGGCAACGTCGTCACCTGCCAGTGGTGGGACGACATCTGGCTGAACGAGTCGCTGACCTCGTGGCTCGACCAGAAGATCACCGACCGGTTCGAGCCCGCCTGGAGCTACGCGCTGGAGTCCCAGGCCGAGTCCACCGTGTTCGCGCTCCGGACCGACTCCCTCACCCACACGTCACCGGTCCGCAAGCCCATCGCCACCAACGATGACATCATCGGCTCCTTCGACAACGCGACGACCTATGCGAAGGGCGCCTCGCTGCTCAACATGCTGGGGGGATGGCTCGGCGAGGAGCGACTGCGGGACGCGCTGCGCGCCCACGTGCGCCAGCACACCTGGGGGCTCACCACCTCGGAGGACTTCCTCGCCACCCTGGGGAAGTCCCTGGGCGAGGACGCGGCCCAGGTGTTCCGGGGCTATGTGGATCAACCCGGCGTCCCCCGGATCGCCGCGGAGCTGAGCTGCCCGAAGGGGGCCGCCCCCCGGCTGAAGCTCTCCCAGGAGCGCTTCCTGCCCGCGGGCTCCCCGGGGACGGCGCCGCAGACGTGGACCGTGCCGGTGTGCGTGCGCGCGGGCACGGGCACGGCGTCCTCCCGGGCCTGTGTGCTGCTGGCCGAGGCGGCCTCGGAGGTGGAGCTGCCGGTGCAGGGCTGCCCCACCTGGCTTCTGCTCAACGCGGGCGGCAGCGGCTACTACCGGGTGGGCTACTCGCGCGAGCAGCTGGCCCGGCTGCTGGAGGTGCCCGCGGGGACCCTGTCCACCGCGGAGCGGCTGGCGCTGCTCTCCGACGTGGAGGCCGCCGTGTCCCGGGGAGACATGCCCCTGGGCGAGGCCCTGCGGCTCGTGCCCGCCACCGCCTCGGATCCCCAGCGCCTCATCCTCCAGGGCGGGAACCAGCTGCTCTCGGCCCTCCGGCAAGACTGGCTGTCCGAGCCGGAGCGCCTGCGCTTCAAGGCCTGGCTCCGGGAGCTCTACGGCCCGCGGGCCCGGGCGCTGGGCTGGTTGCCCAAGCCGGGCGAGAGCGATGAGGTGAAGCAGATGCGTGGCATGCTCCTCTTCCGCGCGGCGGTCACCGGGGAGGACCCCGCGCTGGGCGAGGAGGCGGGACGCCTGGCCCGGGCCTGGCTGGCGGACCGCAAGAGCGTGCCCGCGGAGAGCGCATCCCTCGCGCTCGCCGTGGCCGTGCGCCAGGGAGACCGGGCCCTCTTCCAACAGGTGCTCGCCCAGGCGCGCGCCACGCAGGAGCCCGCCGAGCGGGCCCGGCTGCTCGGCACGCTCGGCGGCTTCCAGGAGCCCGCGCTCTTGCAGGAGGCCTTCGCGCTCGTCACCGGCAGCGAGTTCGATGTGCGCGACACGGTGAACATCCTCATGCGGGCCTTCTACAGCCCGGAGACGCGCCCCCTGGCCTGGGCCTTCTACCAGCAGCACTTCGACGCGCTCGCGGCCAAGATGCGCTCCGACGAGCTGGGAGGGTTCATCGGCGTGGTGAGCCTCTTCTGCGACGAGACGCGGCGGGCCGAGGCCGAGGCCCTGTTGAGCCCCCGGGTGGCCCAGATCGAGGGAGGCACGCGCGTGCTCTCCCGCGAGCTGGAGTCCATCCGGCTGTGCATCGAGTCGAAGCGCCGCCACCAGCCCAGCGTGCGGGAGTTCCTCCGCGCCACCGGCAAGGCGCGGCGCTGA
- a CDS encoding ABC transporter C-terminal domain-containing protein produces the protein MTISFMASPFRSGRALLLAALTFAALPGCGDDASDPTTLSAEERQQFEQRISELEASVAALEAQLAKDATASEREKQALTTQIGTLQEELAEARALLASQDWDGVLVKLDAARAEIASLQGRMANFAGQVQLTAALRFGGQPFALDQSYTLASGEKITFTELRYWLSNVKFVREDGTGVAIPASYYLMEHIKEQDVAEASQPNDPTAPRVTLPANRREQVSAITVPAGTYTSIEFSVGVDPYYNDNLSRQAGELHLFKNMASVTWMWFTSYIFTKTKGTFTAADGSTGTFAWDTGTNSNFRTTRLAFPSPVTVNAQKHLKVALNAEVSKLFETLSPSAMPTIGAAHAAPRETLSTGFKNMFSMVSAENALQW, from the coding sequence ATGACCATCTCTTTCATGGCTTCGCCCTTCCGTTCTGGACGTGCCCTCCTCCTGGCGGCCCTGACCTTCGCCGCCCTTCCGGGCTGTGGGGACGACGCGTCGGATCCCACCACCCTGTCCGCCGAAGAGCGTCAGCAGTTCGAGCAGCGCATCTCGGAGCTGGAGGCCTCGGTCGCCGCGCTGGAGGCCCAGCTCGCCAAGGACGCTACCGCCTCCGAGCGTGAGAAGCAGGCGCTGACCACGCAGATCGGCACGCTCCAGGAGGAGCTCGCCGAGGCCCGCGCGCTGCTGGCCTCCCAGGACTGGGACGGCGTGCTCGTCAAGCTGGACGCGGCGCGGGCGGAGATCGCCTCGCTCCAGGGGCGCATGGCGAACTTCGCCGGCCAGGTGCAGCTCACCGCCGCGCTGCGCTTTGGCGGCCAGCCGTTCGCGTTGGATCAGTCCTACACCCTGGCGAGCGGCGAGAAGATCACCTTCACCGAGCTGCGCTACTGGCTCTCCAACGTGAAGTTCGTCCGGGAGGACGGCACGGGGGTGGCCATCCCCGCCAGCTACTACCTGATGGAGCACATCAAGGAGCAGGACGTGGCGGAGGCCTCCCAGCCGAATGATCCCACCGCCCCCCGCGTCACCCTGCCCGCCAACCGCCGCGAGCAGGTGAGCGCCATCACCGTGCCCGCCGGCACCTACACCAGCATCGAGTTCAGCGTGGGCGTGGACCCGTACTACAACGACAACCTGAGCCGGCAGGCGGGCGAGCTGCACCTGTTCAAGAACATGGCCTCGGTCACCTGGATGTGGTTCACCAGCTACATCTTCACCAAGACGAAGGGCACGTTCACCGCCGCCGACGGCAGCACCGGCACCTTCGCGTGGGACACCGGGACGAACTCCAACTTCCGCACCACGCGGCTGGCCTTCCCCAGCCCCGTCACCGTGAACGCGCAGAAGCACCTGAAGGTGGCCCTGAACGCGGAGGTGTCCAAGCTCTTCGAGACGCTCAGCCCCTCGGCGATGCCCACCATCGGCGCCGCGCACGCGGCCCCGCGCGAGACGCTGTCCACCGGCTTCAAGAACATGTTCTCGATGGTGTCCGCGGAGAATGCCCTCCAGTGGTAG
- a CDS encoding cytochrome-c peroxidase, translating into MVAPGTRWRMATGLLWAVLLGACGEAAGPRAPAPPEGESRPRALPVGFDSIPALQDNPLTDEGVSLGRWLFYSPALSSTGQVSCATCHPPSRAFSDDAPLTQRGVSGKPLARHTPALINLAWMESLFWDGGLKNLESLSLSPLTHPDEMGQADLGALMARLAADPGAVRRFEDAFGPGGLTLGHLLQALAQFQRTLVSADSPYDRWRRGEPGGELSPLAQEGLALVQRHCTPCHGSELFTDNAFHNNGLDARFGTGEDVTRGRGRITLRDEDAGHYKTPTLRNVALTAPYMHDGRFATLDAVLEHYRHGMVPSATLDAAFQRGGASPGIGLEEGEKAALLAFLEALTDPSFLTDPALGPPEPR; encoded by the coding sequence GTGGTAGCCCCTGGCACGCGCTGGCGGATGGCCACGGGGCTCCTGTGGGCCGTCCTGCTGGGAGCGTGTGGCGAAGCGGCCGGGCCTCGGGCCCCCGCTCCGCCGGAAGGGGAATCCCGCCCCCGGGCGCTGCCCGTGGGCTTCGATTCCATCCCGGCGCTCCAGGACAATCCCCTCACGGACGAGGGCGTCTCCCTGGGGCGCTGGCTGTTCTATTCACCGGCGCTGTCGAGCACCGGGCAGGTCTCCTGCGCCACCTGCCATCCCCCCTCCCGGGCCTTCTCGGACGATGCCCCCCTCACGCAGCGGGGGGTGAGCGGCAAGCCGCTCGCGCGGCACACCCCCGCGCTCATCAACCTGGCCTGGATGGAGTCCCTGTTCTGGGATGGGGGCTTGAAGAACCTGGAGTCCCTCTCGCTCTCCCCGCTCACCCACCCGGATGAGATGGGCCAGGCGGATCTCGGCGCGTTGATGGCGCGGCTGGCCGCGGACCCCGGGGCCGTGCGGCGCTTCGAGGACGCGTTCGGCCCCGGCGGGCTGACCCTGGGCCACCTCCTCCAGGCGCTCGCCCAGTTCCAGCGGACGCTCGTGTCCGCGGACTCGCCCTATGACCGGTGGCGGCGCGGGGAGCCGGGCGGGGAGCTGAGCCCCCTGGCGCAGGAGGGCCTCGCGCTCGTGCAGCGGCACTGCACGCCCTGCCATGGCTCGGAGCTCTTCACGGACAACGCGTTCCACAACAACGGGCTCGACGCGCGCTTCGGCACGGGCGAGGACGTGACGCGGGGCCGGGGCCGCATCACCCTGCGCGACGAGGACGCGGGCCACTACAAGACGCCCACGCTGCGCAACGTGGCCCTCACGGCGCCCTACATGCACGATGGCCGCTTCGCCACGCTGGACGCGGTGCTGGAGCACTACCGGCACGGCATGGTGCCCTCCGCCACGCTGGACGCCGCCTTCCAGCGCGGCGGCGCCTCTCCAGGCATTGGCTTGGAGGAGGGCGAGAAGGCCGCCCTCCTCGCCTTCCTGGAGGCGCTGACGGACCCGTCCTTCCTCACCGACCCCGCGCTGGGGCCGCCGGAGCCCCGGTAG
- a CDS encoding organic hydroperoxide resistance protein, which yields MSQSPTILEKRLYTATATATAGRDGRVKSDDGNLDVAVVPPRALGGNGAPGTNPEQLFAAGYSACFGSALGHVARAQKITTGPVTITAHVTIGPVGQGFGLAVELLADIPQLPREQAEALLQAAHKVCPYSNATRGNIVVDLKLKEQ from the coding sequence ATGAGCCAGTCCCCCACGATTCTCGAGAAGCGCCTCTACACCGCCACCGCCACCGCCACCGCGGGACGTGACGGACGCGTGAAGAGCGATGACGGCAACCTCGACGTCGCCGTCGTGCCCCCGCGCGCGCTGGGCGGCAATGGCGCGCCGGGAACCAACCCCGAGCAGCTCTTCGCCGCGGGGTACTCGGCGTGCTTCGGCAGCGCCCTGGGCCATGTTGCCCGCGCGCAGAAGATCACCACGGGCCCGGTCACCATCACGGCCCACGTGACGATTGGCCCCGTGGGGCAGGGGTTCGGCCTGGCGGTGGAGCTCCTCGCCGACATTCCCCAGCTTCCGCGCGAGCAGGCGGAGGCCCTGCTGCAGGCCGCTCACAAGGTGTGCCCGTACTCCAACGCGACGCGGGGCAACATCGTCGTGGATCTGAAGCTCAAGGAGCAGTAG
- a CDS encoding MbnP family copper-binding protein translates to MAFSPSHRFALVPLLVLGAVGCGDDEPGTPAKPSVAVTIPFEARVGGEPFACGQRYTGLGTTKTAYEPQDFRLYVHDVRLVSDTGQEVPVDLTPDGRWQAEGVALLDFADKKGLCSNGTAETFTQLVGTVPEGTYRGLRFRLGVPFALNHQDVSTAPAPFNDPILFWGWRTGYLFVRIDGRTTGLPGGYFMHLGSTDCAPPPAGQTSGTAGCDFPNRPEVSLETFTPGQGKVVVDLAALLADANLDLNAEVPNTSLGCMSQKEDPDCTPVFHRMGLSLDKQTPAPAAQSFIRAE, encoded by the coding sequence ATGGCGTTCTCCCCCAGCCACCGGTTTGCCCTCGTGCCCCTGCTCGTTCTCGGAGCGGTGGGGTGTGGCGACGATGAACCGGGGACGCCCGCGAAGCCCTCCGTCGCCGTCACGATTCCGTTCGAGGCGCGCGTGGGCGGCGAGCCGTTCGCCTGCGGCCAGCGCTACACGGGGCTGGGGACGACGAAGACGGCGTACGAGCCGCAGGACTTCCGGCTGTACGTCCACGACGTGCGGCTCGTCTCGGACACGGGGCAGGAGGTGCCCGTGGACCTGACGCCGGACGGGCGGTGGCAGGCCGAGGGCGTGGCCCTGCTCGACTTCGCGGACAAGAAGGGGCTGTGCTCCAACGGCACGGCGGAGACCTTCACCCAGCTGGTGGGCACCGTGCCCGAGGGCACCTACCGGGGCCTGCGGTTCCGGCTGGGCGTGCCCTTCGCGCTCAACCACCAGGATGTCTCCACGGCGCCCGCGCCCTTCAATGATCCGATCCTCTTCTGGGGCTGGCGCACCGGCTACCTCTTCGTGCGCATCGACGGGCGCACCACGGGCCTGCCGGGCGGCTACTTCATGCACCTGGGCAGCACCGACTGCGCGCCGCCGCCCGCGGGCCAGACGTCGGGCACCGCCGGGTGCGACTTCCCCAACCGCCCGGAGGTCTCGCTGGAGACCTTCACGCCCGGCCAGGGCAAGGTGGTGGTGGACCTCGCGGCCCTGCTCGCGGACGCCAACCTGGACCTCAACGCGGAGGTGCCCAACACCTCGCTGGGCTGCATGTCGCAGAAGGAGGATCCGGACTGCACCCCCGTCTTCCACCGCATGGGGCTCTCCCTCGACAAGCAGACCCCGGCCCCGGCCGCCCAGTCCTTCATCCGGGCCGAATAG
- a CDS encoding MarR family winged helix-turn-helix transcriptional regulator produces the protein MTAAKDPLLLEQQLCFALYRASRAMIRTYGPLLEPLGVTYPQYLVLLALWEEEGIPVKRLGEQLVLDSATLTPLLKRLEQRGIVERRRDGQDERVVRIFLTESGRALRAQAKHIPGQLACRAGVDAASSRAMAQLTRLREELTALSKVLEEGEADGES, from the coding sequence ATGACCGCCGCGAAGGACCCGCTCTTGTTGGAGCAGCAGCTCTGCTTCGCGTTGTACCGGGCTTCGCGGGCGATGATCCGTACCTATGGGCCACTGCTGGAGCCCCTGGGCGTCACCTATCCTCAGTACCTGGTGCTGCTCGCGCTGTGGGAGGAGGAGGGGATTCCCGTCAAGCGGCTGGGAGAGCAGCTCGTGCTCGACTCGGCCACGCTCACCCCCTTGCTCAAGCGCCTGGAGCAGCGGGGCATCGTCGAGCGGCGGCGGGATGGGCAGGACGAGCGGGTCGTCCGCATCTTCCTGACGGAGAGCGGGCGGGCCCTGCGCGCCCAGGCGAAACACATCCCGGGCCAGCTCGCGTGCCGCGCGGGCGTTGACGCGGCGTCCTCCCGCGCGATGGCGCAACTGACGCGGCTGCGCGAGGAGCTGACCGCCCTTTCGAAGGTGCTGGAGGAGGGCGAGGCGGACGGCGAATCCTAG
- a CDS encoding FKBP-type peptidyl-prolyl cis-trans isomerase: MRRRVEQSAAARALATGGVELPKVQPPSLENLEVTVPRATAPSRDALLERYHELRREHARRRQRSPGEPAALGDEVVLDILGFAHGQPIPGSARLRLRLELAPRPVLPGLFEGMVGLRVGDSTRLLITLPPGYPVEGLRGAKAEFLVMLHEAWELTFLPEDSAEFFTQMGRGMTLEEVMHSIAEELEEQLSDELWLEAEQRVLDEVAERTQVELPASLIDEELRRAWGRGEGRTLISLNTPLEHQEFSLQAWLADDFQRQDAVRRLRVSLGLQALIESGQLQVTADDLHGLLDRIASDLGLSSSEVKAALKEDRGAARTVAQTALHLKAVEYVMDRARIHFEGAEEGRAQLGKA; this comes from the coding sequence ATGCGCAGACGCGTCGAGCAGAGCGCCGCCGCCCGGGCGCTCGCGACCGGGGGCGTGGAGTTGCCCAAGGTCCAACCTCCTTCCTTGGAAAATCTCGAGGTGACGGTGCCGCGGGCCACGGCTCCCTCCCGGGACGCGCTGCTGGAGCGCTACCACGAGCTGCGGCGTGAGCACGCCCGGCGCCGCCAGCGGAGCCCAGGCGAGCCAGCAGCCCTCGGCGACGAGGTGGTCCTGGACATCCTCGGATTCGCCCACGGCCAACCCATCCCCGGCAGCGCCCGCTTGCGGCTGCGCCTTGAGTTGGCACCGCGTCCCGTGCTGCCCGGCCTTTTCGAGGGGATGGTGGGCCTGCGGGTGGGAGACTCCACACGGCTGCTGATCACGCTCCCTCCCGGCTATCCCGTCGAAGGGCTGCGCGGCGCGAAGGCAGAGTTCCTGGTGATGCTCCATGAAGCCTGGGAGCTGACCTTCCTGCCGGAGGACAGCGCGGAGTTCTTCACACAGATGGGCCGGGGGATGACCCTGGAGGAGGTGATGCACTCCATCGCGGAGGAGCTGGAGGAACAGCTCTCCGATGAGCTGTGGCTCGAAGCCGAACAGCGTGTCCTGGACGAGGTCGCGGAACGGACTCAGGTGGAGCTGCCCGCTTCGCTCATCGACGAAGAGCTCCGCCGCGCGTGGGGAAGAGGGGAGGGCCGGACGTTGATCTCCCTGAATACGCCCCTGGAGCATCAGGAGTTCTCCCTTCAGGCGTGGCTCGCCGACGACTTCCAACGCCAGGATGCCGTGCGGAGGCTGCGCGTCTCGCTCGGGCTCCAGGCGCTCATCGAGAGCGGGCAACTGCAGGTCACGGCCGATGATCTCCACGGACTGCTGGACCGGATCGCGAGCGATTTGGGCCTGAGCAGCAGCGAGGTGAAAGCAGCCTTGAAGGAGGACCGGGGAGCGGCCCGGACGGTGGCGCAGACCGCCTTGCACCTCAAGGCGGTGGAGTATGTGATGGACCGGGCGCGGATCCACTTCGAGGGAGCGGAAGAGGGCCGGGCGCAGCTCGGTAAGGCCTGA
- a CDS encoding methanobactin export MATE transporter MbnM, translated as MNRWLWLVPALLSVGCGEDQAAAPAPGEAYDWRLPTGFPKPRVPADNPMTAAKVELGRRLFYDTRLSLNGTQSCGSCHEQALAFTDGRVHAEGSTGEVHRRNAQGLANVAYATSLTWANPSLGTLELQALTPLFGTEPVELGFAGKQDELLARLGQDADTAARFAEAFPTEAEPVSLATLTRALASFQRALISGNSPYDRYVYGGQVDALSASAKRGLDLFMSERLECNHCHSGFNFLDATVTELTPAPSQPFHNTGLYNLDGKGSYPAADPGVIELTGQSEDMGRFRASSLRNVALTAPYMHDGSIATLSEVLDHYAAGGKARMGLPQGGTSSPLQSGFVRGFTLTAQERQDVLAFLESLTDPEFLSDPRFSNPFPTP; from the coding sequence ATGAACCGATGGCTGTGGCTGGTGCCGGCGTTGCTGAGCGTGGGCTGCGGGGAGGACCAAGCCGCGGCCCCGGCGCCCGGCGAGGCGTATGACTGGCGGCTGCCCACGGGCTTTCCCAAGCCCCGGGTGCCCGCGGACAACCCGATGACGGCGGCGAAGGTGGAGCTGGGCCGGCGGCTCTTCTACGACACGCGCCTGTCCCTCAACGGCACCCAGTCGTGTGGCTCCTGCCACGAGCAGGCCCTGGCCTTCACGGATGGGCGCGTCCACGCCGAGGGCAGCACGGGGGAGGTGCACCGCCGCAACGCCCAGGGGCTGGCCAACGTGGCCTATGCCACGAGCCTCACCTGGGCCAATCCCTCCCTCGGCACGCTGGAGCTCCAGGCGCTGACGCCCCTGTTCGGCACCGAGCCGGTGGAGCTGGGCTTCGCGGGCAAGCAGGACGAGCTGCTCGCCCGCCTGGGCCAGGACGCGGACACCGCCGCCCGCTTCGCCGAGGCCTTCCCCACCGAGGCCGAGCCGGTGTCCCTGGCCACGCTGACGCGCGCCCTGGCGTCCTTCCAGCGCGCGCTCATCTCCGGCAACTCGCCGTATGACAGGTACGTCTACGGCGGCCAGGTGGATGCCCTCTCGGCCTCGGCCAAGCGGGGGTTGGATCTCTTCATGTCCGAGCGCCTGGAGTGCAACCACTGCCACTCGGGCTTCAACTTCCTGGATGCCACGGTGACCGAGCTGACCCCCGCGCCCAGCCAGCCCTTCCACAACACCGGCCTCTACAACCTGGACGGGAAGGGCTCCTACCCGGCGGCGGATCCGGGCGTCATCGAGCTGACGGGCCAGTCGGAGGACATGGGGCGCTTCCGGGCCTCCTCGCTGCGCAACGTGGCCCTCACGGCGCCCTACATGCACGACGGCAGCATCGCGACGCTCTCCGAGGTGCTCGACCACTACGCCGCGGGCGGCAAGGCGCGCATGGGGCTTCCGCAGGGGGGCACGTCCAGCCCGCTCCAGAGCGGCTTCGTGCGGGGCTTCACGCTGACGGCCCAGGAGCGGCAGGACGTGCTCGCGTTCCTGGAGTCCCTCACGGATCCGGAGTTCTTGAGCGATCCGCGCTTCTCGAACCCCTTCCCCACGCCCTGA
- a CDS encoding SixA phosphatase family protein → MPGQDLPILLVRHAIAEEEHRLGDEFRALTSEGRAAFRKHARKLAQLTPLMGILTSPLVRAVQTAEILAEAFGLSQVEVHPALLPGPRAHKHIVKLAREVGPGWALVGHNPGLKRAGELALDEELPGKMRKGAVLALHPAPKHFTLSWFAAPGRSVRRPRS, encoded by the coding sequence ATGCCTGGACAAGACCTTCCGATCCTGCTCGTCCGTCACGCCATCGCCGAGGAGGAGCACCGCCTGGGCGATGAGTTCCGCGCCCTGACGTCCGAAGGCCGCGCCGCCTTTCGCAAGCACGCGCGCAAGCTCGCCCAGCTCACCCCGCTGATGGGCATCCTCACCAGCCCCCTGGTGCGGGCCGTCCAGACCGCGGAGATCCTCGCCGAGGCCTTTGGCCTCTCGCAGGTGGAGGTGCACCCGGCCCTGTTGCCAGGCCCCCGCGCGCACAAGCACATCGTGAAGCTGGCACGCGAGGTGGGGCCGGGCTGGGCCCTGGTGGGCCACAATCCGGGCCTGAAGCGCGCCGGAGAGCTGGCGCTCGATGAGGAGCTGCCGGGGAAGATGCGCAAGGGCGCCGTGCTGGCCCTCCACCCGGCTCCGAAGCACTTCACCCTCTCGTGGTTCGCGGCCCCCGGCCGCTCCGTGCGGCGGCCCCGCTCCTGA
- a CDS encoding superoxide dismutase, with translation MTTLTAALTGSAALAQGTPPAPKPTPAAEAKPAATGPFTLEALPYAYEALEPVIDAETMRIHHGGHHKAYVDNLNKAVAANSALAGQSLEKILANVSRYDAAVRNNAGGHYNHTLFWKLMAPPGKGGAPSKALAEQINKDFKSLEEFKKAFADAGAKRFGSGWAWLVWTGDKLQVGSTPNQDNPLMDASELKGTPVIGNDVWEHAYYLKHRNKRDAYLSGWWEVLNWNEANRLFDEARAAKKK, from the coding sequence ATGACGACCCTCACCGCGGCGCTGACCGGCTCCGCCGCCCTGGCCCAGGGGACCCCGCCGGCGCCGAAGCCCACCCCGGCCGCGGAGGCGAAGCCCGCCGCCACCGGGCCCTTCACCCTCGAGGCGCTGCCCTATGCCTACGAGGCGCTGGAGCCCGTCATCGACGCGGAGACCATGCGCATCCACCACGGCGGCCACCACAAGGCCTACGTGGACAACCTCAACAAGGCGGTCGCCGCCAACTCGGCGCTCGCCGGCCAGTCCCTGGAGAAGATCCTCGCGAACGTCTCCCGCTACGACGCGGCGGTGCGCAACAACGCCGGCGGCCACTACAACCACACCCTGTTCTGGAAGCTGATGGCGCCTCCGGGCAAGGGCGGCGCGCCCTCGAAGGCGCTCGCGGAGCAGATCAACAAGGACTTCAAGTCGCTCGAGGAGTTCAAGAAGGCCTTCGCCGACGCGGGCGCCAAGCGGTTCGGCTCGGGCTGGGCCTGGCTCGTCTGGACGGGCGACAAGCTCCAGGTGGGCTCCACGCCCAACCAGGACAACCCCCTGATGGATGCCTCCGAGCTCAAGGGCACGCCCGTCATCGGCAATGACGTGTGGGAGCACGCCTACTACCTCAAGCACCGCAACAAGCGCGACGCGTACCTCTCCGGCTGGTGGGAGGTGCTCAACTGGAACGAGGCCAACCGCCTGTTCGACGAGGCCCGCGCGGCGAAGAAGAAGTAA